TTATCAGCTATTGATGTGCATGGACATGTTTATGATGATCAGGGAAAACCACTTGTAGGAGCGACAGTAGCCATAAAAGGAACAAGGCAGTCGGTTAAAACTGTAGAAAACGGAGGATTTATATTGCTAAATGTTAGTGAGAAAGCAGTGTTAACTGTCTCATTTGTGGGGTATAAAACTTCAGATTTTGCGCTTAATGGAAGCGCCTACCCTGTTATCAATTTAAAGCCGGCTGTTCAGCAACTGGAGGAATTTAGTGTGGTTAATACCGGATATCAGCAATTGCCAAAGGAAAGAGCCACGGGTTCCTTTACGCAAATTACCAGGGAAATGATCAATAGGGCTGCCGGACCCGACATCTTAACAAGGCTGGAAGGCATCACCAATGGGCTCTTGTTTAATCGTACTGTAGCAACAGGTGAAAATGTGGAAGAGTTTAAACTGGAAAGCAGGGGAAGGGCAACTATTATGTCTGAGTCTTCACCGCTAATTGTTGTGGATAATTTTCCTTTTGAAGGTAATATCCGCGACATTAATCCAAACGATGTGGAGAGTGTGACCATCTTGAAAGATGCCGCTGCAGCGTCTATTTGGGGCGCCAGGGCAGGTAACGGCGTTATTGTAATTACAACCAGACAGGGCGCTTATAATAGAAAGGCAGAGGTGTCCTTCTCTACAAATGCAGCAGTAGTAGCAAAACCTGATCTTTTCTATGACAGGAATTTTATGCCTTCTCCATTAGTGATGCAAGTACAGAAGGAAAGGTTTTTACGTGGCGACTTTATTGGTGATGAAGCCGGTTTTCAGGCATTCTCTCCTTATGTAGAATTGTTGATTAAGCAACGTGATGGGAAGATTAGTGACAATGATTTCTTAAAAGAGGAAACGCGGATGAAAAATTCGGATATCAGGAATGATATTCTTAAATATTTGTACCAGAATGCACTGATGCGACAATATGCCCTAAATGTAAATGGTGGAAGTAATCAAAACAGGTATTATTTTTCAGCAGGATATGACAAAGGCAGAGATGCAATGGTAGGTGATGACAATCAAAGGCTTACATTGAATATTCAGAATACCTTTAAACCCTCAAAATCATTTGAATTAAACACAAGGTTCGGCTACAGTAGATCAAAGAATAATATGAATGCTTTTAACATCACTGACATTTCTAATGGCAATGCTGGATTGCAGCCGTATACCCGCTTGGTGGATGAGCAAGGAAATCCTGTTTCCCTCGATGTAAATCTCCGCTCGTCTATAACAGAGGCGACCGAAAAGATTGGTTTTTTGCCCTGGCAATACATTCCACTTGATGACGTAAAAATTTCTGATAACACGAGTGCGTCTACCATGCTGAATTTACAAGGTAGTATCCGTTATCAATTGACGGAAGGGATTAGTGCTGATGCTACTTATCAGTATTTAGAAACTAAAAATTCAAGTCGGCAGTACTTTTCGCCGGAGTCCTATTATGTTAGAAATCTGGTAAATAATTATAGGCAGGCCGACGGAAGCATGCCTATTCCCCATAACGGGATCTTAAATATGGCAAGCCCGGATGAAAATGTGCAGCATTCTGGAAGGGTACAGTTGAATGCACAAAAGCAGATAGAAGATCATGGAATGGTATTTTTAGCAGGTGCAGAAATTAGACAGTCCATTCAAGAGAGTTTTCCGGGATCTATTTTATATAATTATGATGAGCAACTGGGTGTGGGAACCGCGCGTATGGACTTCGTAAAAAGATATAAATTATATTCTTCCTGGGCAGATGCGACCATTCCAGGACCTGATGAAAGTATTTATTATAGAACCAACCGTTATCTTTCGTATTTTGGCAATGGCTCTTATACCTTCAAATCCAAATACATTCTAAGTGGGAGTGCAAGGTGGGATGGCTCTAACCTGTTTGGTGTTAAAACAAATCAGAAAGGTACCTTACTATGGTCGGCCGGCGCCAGTTGGTTACTTTCTTCAGAAAGTTTTTTTAAATCCGACTGTGTAGACAACCTTAGAATCAGGGCAACTTATGGAAGCAGTGGAAATGTAAATAAGGACGTATCCACCTTCACGGTAATTAACTATGCGGCGTCTGCTTACAGAGATCCTAACCTCGAAAGATATGCTAGCATCATTTCCCCTGGCAATCCTTCATTGAAATGGGAGAAAGTAAACACATTGAATTTTGGTTTGGATTGGTCTTTATTTAAAGGAAGGGTTAGTGGCGGCTTCGAATTTTTTGCTAAAAAAGCTGTGGATTTGATAGGAGATGCTTTTCTCCCGCCATCTACGGGCATTAATGATGCAAACTATCAAATCTACTCTTATCGGTATAACTATGCCTCTATCATGACAAAGGGGATTGACCTTCAGTTAACGACAAAAAATCTACAGGGCAATGTGAATTGGCAAACCACCTGGCTCTTTAATTATGCCAAGGATAAAGTTTTAAATTATTATAATACCCCTACATCAAATGGATTTACATACACTGGTTATTATGTTCCACTAGAAGTTGGACGCTCTGTATCTGGTATTTATGCGTTACCCTGGCATGGACTAGATCCAGCCAATGGTAAAGTAATAGTATATAAAGACGGGCAACGGACTTCAGATTATCTCGAATATGTTTACTCTGTAAAACCAGGTGACATGATTTATGCAGGAGTTACTGATCCTCCTTACTATGGGTCAATTTTGAATAATGTGGAGTGGAGGCGGTTTCAGTTGAGTGTATTGCTGACCTGGAAAGCTGGGTATGTGTATCGCAGAACATCTTTGTTTCCAGGTATGGAATACGCAATGAACCGAACTTATCATGCTGATGTATTGAATAAATGGCAAAAACCAGGAGATGAATTGTTTACGAATGTCCCGGCTGGTGGTGGTTTAAATGGATATGATCAGAACGAAGCGGCTGCTTATATGCAGTCTCAGGTGCTCATCTCAAAGGGGGATCATATAGCTGTGCAGGATGTGAATTTCAATTATACCTTTTTACCGGGAAAAAAAGCGAATCCATTTTTTAAGTCGGTAAGGCTTTATACCTACATACGTAACCTGGGCTTTTTATGGAAGGCAGACCGCAGTAGTGTAGACCCGCAATCACCCAATGCGAGATATCCGCAGCCCATTCAATACAACATGGGTTTACAGTGTACTTTTTAACAAAATACTAATCTTTAATTATGAAATGTTTACTATTTCAATATGTATTCCTTTTTCTGGTCATCTCACTGACCAGTTGTAGCAAGGATTTTCTGGAAGTCAAAGAACTAAAGAGTCTGCAAGTACCCAGTACGATTGCTGATTTTCAAGCCATAGTAGATTATGATTTTGGCTTCACCGGTTATTCTGCACATACCCTTGGCACAAACGGTGCTGATGAATATATTATTACTGATAGAAAATGGAATAGCCTGGCTTCAGATAATAACTTATATCTCAGGGATGTATATGGTTGGTCTAAGCGGATTGATATGATACAATATGAAAAAAGTCCGGATTGGAAACGCTCTTACTTTTATATCTTTTATGCAAATAACGCAATATCTGGTATCCAATCTATAACGCCTGCAGCCAGCGAACAAGCTGCATGGAACAATGTAAAAGGTACGGCGCTATTTTTTAGGGCCTTCCGTTATTACCACCTTGCACAGCAATATGCATTTCCGTATAAAAAGGCTGAAGATAGTCCGAATGGATTGCCGCTACGTTTGGAGCCCGATGTTACAATGACCGTTAAGCGTTCCTCAGTGCATGCTACTTATAAACAAATCCTCTCCGATGCATTAGAAAGCACAGAGTTGCTTCCAGTGCTCACAAAAAGGACAAATTACATCCGACCCGGCAAGGCTGCCGCTTACGCACTGGTTGCCAAGATTTATCTGATGATGGAAGAATATGAAAATGCCGCGCACTATGCAGATTTATGTCTGGCTCTTAGGGGTGGACTTATTGATTTTAATGCTATAGGGATTGATGATTTACCAATTGATGATTTCCCTTTTTCGCTCGATTATGGGGTGTCTAATCCTGAAGTAATCTACTATATTACCTCTGACCAGTCATATACCAATGCCCTGTACACGATTTCCGAAAATATGGCCACAATGGAACCCTCGCAAATGGCCTTATACGAACCTGGCGACTTGAGGGGCGATGTCTATTTCAGACCGTTCAGAGACATGGATGGCTATAGACACAGAATATATAAAGGTTCTTATGGGGTCTATGATATGTTTTCCGGGCTGGCAACAGACGAAATTTACCTCATACGCGCAGAATGTAATGCCCGGATCAACAGAATAGATAAAGCACTTCAGGATTTGAATCTGCTCTTGAAAAACAGGATCAGAACCAGTTTTTTTACAAATATTACTGAAACAGATCCAGAAAAATTATTGCAGATGATTATAAAGGAGAGAAGAAAAGAGCTTTTGTTTCGTGGCACACGATGGGAAGATCTCCGCAGGCTGAATAAAGAAGCAAGGTTTGCAAAAACTTTGGTAAGGGAAGTCGCCGGACAAAGATTTGAGCTTCCTCCCAATGATCCCCGCTATACCTGGCCCATTCCACAATCTGAAGTAGATGCCTCCGGTATTTTTCAAAATCCCAGATAACTAACAACACTAGAGCAAAAAAAATGAAGATATTATTTATGAGCTGCCTGATGATGGTATTCGCTTTTTCATCAAACGCAACGATACAGACTGCCCCTAAGGCAAAAAAAGTTTTTACCCTAAGGGGAACATTAAAGCAGATTAAGAAAGGGAAGGTGTTTTTAAGACTGAATGGCCAGCCTCAATTGGACAGCGCTATCCTTGACAACGGAAGATTTAGTTTTAAAGGTATACTGAAGGATGATATTGTTACGGCAATGCTGATGATGCAATTGCCGATTAGTAAGGCACAGCGTGAAGCAAATCCTTTTGCCGGAACAAGTAGCCGGTCTTTCTATCTCACCCCTGATCAGATCAGTTTATCTGGTAACCGCCTGGAAGATGTAATTTTCTCTGGAACAAAAGAAATGGAAGAGTTCAGCCTGCTGGAGCGAAAAATAGAAGAGTTTTATGCCCTAACCAGTCCGTCTAGAAAAAATTATATCCGGATTGATACTTCGGCTAATTTTCCAGGGAAAGCCGATTCTCTAGCCTATTATAATGGTCAAATGCAAAGTATAGGAAAGAAATATAAGGAGATGGAAATGAAGTTTTTCTATCAGCACCCTGCCTCTCTGCTTACTATGGCCATGATCAGGGAGAAAACTGCCATTGCTGATCCGGAAAGCGCAGCTGAAATGCAAAAGCTCATTGCTCATTTGAGCCCCAGGCTAAGAAACAGGCCAGATATGCTCGAAATCAGTAAAAGATTACAGTTGCATAGTACCCTCACTATTGGTAAGCCTGCCCTCAATTTTAGTATCCCCGACACCACAGGAACTGCAGTTTCTCTGTCTTCTTATCGTGGAAAATACGTATTGGTTGAGTTTTGGGCAAGCTGGTGCGGTCCTTGCCGTGCACAAACCCCATATCTCTTAGAAAGCTATCATACTTATAAAAACAATAATTTCGATATTCTGGGTATTTCGCTGGATAGTAGCAGGGAGAAGTGGATCAAAGCGATTAAGGAAGATAAACTTCCCTGGGCACAAGTTTCAGAACTGAAAGGATTTAAGAGTGAGATTGTATCGAAATATGGTATTGTTGGAGTTCCTTTAAATTTCCTGATCGATCCGAATGGGAAGATTGTGGCTTGCAACCTAAGGAATGAAGAACTACCGGCCAAATTAGCGGAATTGTTGAGTCCTGCAGTAAAGACTTTTACAATTAGTGGTAAATTAAATTCGATTAAGACAGGCAAAATTCATTTGTCGCAGAAAGCTTCTCTGATGGAAATGTCCAAAAATCCCAATGCTCTTTTGCGCGACAGTGCTGAAATTGTAGACGGACAATTTAGTTTTAAAGGTACGATTAAGGAAGATGTTATTCCGGTCTATCTTTCCATGCTAACACCTTCTAGTGTAAAGGAGCGCGCCGAAGATCCAATGGCAGGCCAGGCTGTTCGTTATTTTTATCTTTCTTCAGGGAATATAAAAGTAGAGGGTGACAATTTTAAGAATTTGATTTTCTCAGGAAATAAAGAAGTAGCTGCTTTCTCCAAACTTGATAGCCTGTTACAACCGGTTCAAAAAATGTCTGATGAGGCATTTCGCCAGCAGTTAAAGTTAACTATGCGAGATGAGTTTCCGGGTAAAAAGGAAGCTTTGATGGCCTGTATGGCAAAGATGGATAGTTTGAACAAAATAGAAAAGAAAATTGAATCGACATTTCTTATACAGCATCCCGACGCACTTTTAAACATTGCAATTATTAAAGAAAGGGCAGGTATGGCAGAGATTGATAATGCTGGTGATATTGGGCGTCTTGCAGCCTCTTTATCTCCTGAACTTAGGAATCGGCCAGATATGATGGCTATAAGCAAAAGAATGAATGCACTAGCATCATTGACGATAGGGAACCCTGCATTGGATTTTAGTATGCCTGACAGCACAGGGAAGTCGATTTCGGTTTCTTCGTTTCGTGGGAAATATGTACTGGTTGAATTCTGGGCAAGCTGGTGCGGGCCTTGCCGCACGCAGATTCCGCATCTGCTAAAAAGTTATGCCGCATTCAAAGATAAAAATTTTGAGATCCTGGGCGTATCGCTTGACAGCAGCAGGGAGAAGTGGTTAAAAGCAGTTCATGATGAGAAACTTCCCTGGACACAAATTTGTGAGGCAAAGGCCTTGGAGAGTAAAGTGGTTTCGATGTATGGTATCACGGGTATTCCATTGAATTTCCTTTTAGATCCCAATGGAGTTATCATTGCAAAAGATCTCAGGGATGAAAAGCTTGCTGAAAAGTTAAAAATGTTATTGAAATAACTCATTAGAACTAATAAAATCATGAAGTATTTATTTCTTATATTATTATTATTATCCGTTTTAATATCGGCAAATGCACAGGGTGTTAACTTTGATCATACACTCAACTGGGAGCAGGTAAAAGCAAAGGCAAAGGCCGAAAACAAATACATCTTTGCAGATTGTTATGGCAGCTATTGTGCTCCTTGTATAAAGATGTTGAAAGATGTTTTTCCGCGTAAAGAGATGGGTGATTTCTTTAATGATAAGTTCATCTGCCTTAAACTTCAATTAGATAGAACAAGTAAAGATGATGAATACGTGAAGATGTGGTACAATGATGTGGAGATGATTGTTAAAAAGTATGGGATGCCATCTTTACCTACATTTTTTTTCTTTTCGCCTGATGGAGAATTGGTGCATAGGGTACCTGGGATAGAAAATGCAAAAAGCCTTATTGCTAAAGCTGCTGATGCGCTTGATCCTGGCAGACAGTATTATACCATGATGGCTAATTTTGAAAAATCGACCAGAAAAGAACCTGAAATGATGATGCGACTGGCAATTGCCGCTCAGGGTGTAATGGAAAGGGAGCATGCACTGAAGTATGCGAGCCAGTATTTGGAGACTCAGAATGACCTGCTTACTAAAGAAAACATTATGTTCTTAAGCCGCTTTACTACTGCCAGAAAAGACAAAGGCTTCGAGGTTTTTCTGAATCATGGCTATCGGGTTGATGAAGTCCTGGGTAAAGGGCAGGCCGCAGAAAGGGTAAGAGGAATTATTTACACGGAGGAATTAATGCCTTTGGTTGCAAAAATAGTCACTGGTGTACCTGATTGGAAGTCCTTGCAAGCAGCTATAGCTGAAAAATATCCCCTTCATGCAGAAGCTGTGGTTGCTAAGTATAAAGTACAGTACTATCAGGGCCAACAAAACTGGAAGTGTTTTCAGGAGACTGCAACTGTTTTTATGAAAAAATATGGCAATGATTTACACCCTCAGGAATTGAACAACTTTGCATGGGCTGTTTTTGAAAACATTTCAGATAAAAATGGTATCAACCTGGCAATGGATTGGATTAATCGTTCGCCTGAAAAAGATCATAACGAATGGCTTGTGAATACCTATGCCAATTTGCTGTACAAAAGCGGTCAGGTAAAGGAGGCAATTGCTATGCAGGAAAAAGCGATTTATATTGCGGATACGAGTGTGAAGCAAGATTACCTCAGCAATTTGGAAAAGATGAAAAAAGGCCAGAAGACCTGGTTGCAATAGCAGATCACAAGGTAAATATTGGAAAGGAGACTGATCATGTAACATGATTCAGTCTCTTTTTTTTATATTTATTTTTCTCCCCATTACCCACTGCCTATGTTTGAGTTGTTCTGTATATAGTAGGGCTTAAAATACAATTAATAGTAAAAAACGAATAAATACAGATGACAGATCCGGAAGCACTCATTGCTAAATATAAAGCAGGAACTTGTACGGCACAGGAGTTAGTGCTCATTGATAAATGGCTGTTGAAAATCGATGCGGGGAATAAAAGTGATTTGAACGACGAAGATTTCGACCAGGCCAGGCAAGAGGTATGGACGCGCATTCAAAGTATGCAAGGAATTAAGACTGGTTTGATGGTTAATCCGGAAACCGGAATGAAAACTTTATGGCCAAGGCTGGCTATTGCCGCTACGGTTTTGTTTGTACTGAGCTTTGGTTTATATTTTTATCAGAAGTACAATGATCAGGGTGCCAAATTTGAAAAGCATGATATTGCGGCTGGTAAACAGGGGGCGACTTTAACTTTAGCCAATGGCAAAAAAATAAGCCTGGGAGAAGCAAAAAATGGGGCGCTGGCCAATGAGCAAGGTGTAAGTATTACAAAAACAGCAAGCGGTCAGCTGCTGTACATACTGGGCAATTCCACTAAAGCTGGAAATCATGCCAGTAACACACTAGCTACCGCTAAGGGGCAAACCTATCAGGTGCAGTTACCCGATGGCTCAAGGGTGTGGTTAAATGCGGCTTCGGAATTGAAATATCCAGTGTCTTTTGCCGGTGCAAAACAGCGAAGAATATCGCTCAGCGGGGAAGCTTATTTTGAAATTTCTAAAGATAGAACCCATCCTTTTGTGGTTAAAACAAGCCAACAGGAAGTTGAAGTACTGGGAACGCATTTTAATATTGATGGTTATGCGGATGAAGCGATGATAAAAACTACCTTATTGGAAGGAGCTGTAAGGGTATCATCCGGTATTGGTGATGAGGGTGTTGTACTTAAGCCCGGCGATCAAGCCACACTTTTTCGGGGAAAGATTGGCGTAGAAAAAGTAAATACGGAACAAGCGGTGGCCTGGCAGAATGGCTATTTTATGTTTGAACATGAAGACATCAGATCTGTGATGCGTAAAATAGCCCGATGGTATAATGTAGAAATTGTATTTGATGGCCCGCTGCCGGAAGATACATTCGGAGGAACAGTGAACCGTTTTGCGAGCGTATCACAAGTACTCAAAAAGCTGGAATTCACCGGGAAAGTTCAGTTTAAGATTGAAGGAAGGAGGATAACGGTGACGAAATAACGATCCTCGAAATAAATTATCCGGTGAAAAAAAGCCAGATGTGTTTGCTGCACAACTGGCCAGATGTCCCGGATGAGTGTAATATAATTTGCGATTCTATCAACTTAACCAAGACAAACAAATGTATAAAAATTATACCAAGAAATTGCTACGCATTATGCGCATTACCACCGTCATATTAATAGCCACCATTATGCAGGTGAGCGCTTCTGGTTTTGCCCAGAAGATTACGCTGTCTGAAAACGGGGTCACACTCAAACACCTGTTTACAGAAATCAGGAAGCAAAGTGGCTACAACTTTTTATATACAGACCAGTTGCTGGCGCAAACCAAAATGGTGACCATAAAAGTGGATCATGCAGAATTAAAGGAGGTTTTAGAAGAATTATTTAAAAATCAACCCCTAACCTATACGGTGGACGACCGAACTGTGATTGTTAAAGAAAAGCCAGTCTCCCTGCTTTCTAAAATTGCTGAGGTTTTCCAGCTACCTGTTGTTGTAGAAGGGAAGGTAACTGATACCACGGGCACGCCCATGCCCGGTGCCTTAATTCGTTCATCTAAAGGTATATTTATTACCGGACCAAGCGGGCGTTTTTCCATTAAAACAGAACTTGGCGATAACATTATTGTAAGCTTCCTCGGCTACGATGCTTATTCTTTTATTGCAAGAGAAAAGATGCCTTTTCAAAATATTCAGTTGCGCAGTTTAACAGCCCAGCTTAGCGAAGTAAAAATCCAGACCGGTTTTCAAACACTGAGCAAAGAAAGGGCTACCGGCGCCTACGCGAAACCGGATATGGAGGTTTTTAAAAACAGAACAGGAACAACCAATATCATTACACGGCTGGAAGGCCTAATACCTGGGATGACCATGGTGCCCGGACCGAGAATAACGGTTAGCAGGAATGGAAGTTCGGCAGGCAATCAAAGTATCATCCGTGGAACCAGCAGTATCTATGTTAACCCGGATCCTTTGTATGTGGTAAATAATGTGATGGTTGAGGACATCACTAATATTAATCCAGATGATGTAGCTGATATTACAGTACTAAAAGATGCCGCTGCAGTAGCAATTTGGGGTTCAAAGGCCGCAAATGGCGTAATTGTAATTACCACAAAGACGGGAGGGAAAAAGCAAAACCTTAAAATCGGTTACAACAGTTATGTCAATTTTGCCGGCAAACCAGATTTTGATTACAGGCCGGTAATGAGCAGCAGGGAATTTATTAACGCTGCGCGTGAAACCTTTAGTGCAACAGATTATCCTTTAAATACGCTGACCTATAACCTGATCGCACCGCATGAATTAATACTCTACAATCAAAATAATTTGCCACAAGCTCAGGTGAATGCAAAGCTGGATAGCCTGGCGGCGATAAATAATATGGACCAGGTAAAGCAACTGTTTTACCGGAATGCCATGAGTTCCAACCAAACCATTTCGGCTTCTGCCGGAGGTGAGGTTTACTCATTTTATGGATCATTATCTTATAATAATGTAACAAGCAACAGACCTGGCGAAAAGAATAACTTATACAGGTTTAATTTTGCCCAGGACCTGAATGTTTCAAAACGGATCAGCGTTTCTTTAAATACTACACTAACGAGCGCTAATAATAGTGGTGTTGCCAATTTGAGTATCGACAATCAGTTTTTGCCCTATCAATTGTTTGCCGATGCTAATGGTACTGCCATTTCGATGCCCTACCTAAGCGGCTGGTCTGAAACGCTGAGACGCGAATACGAACAAAGAGGACGGATCTCCTTAAACTATGTGCCCTTAGACGAACCAGGCTATAGCCGTAACAAAAGCAATAACATTGTTCTCAATTTAAATGGAAAGGTAACTGTAGACGTATGGAAAGGCTTAAGTTTTAGAGGTACGTATGGCTATTTAAAATCTCCAGGTAATAGTGAAAGCTTCAACGACATCCGATCTTTCGCTTCCAGAAAGGAACTCCTGAGTAATACGGTTTCTCCAACCATAACTTCGGTCCCTGTATATTATCTTCCTACAACTGGTGGCCGTTACAGTACATCGAACACAGATCAGCAAAACTGGACCCTGAGGAATCAACTGATTTTCCAGCACAGTTTTAGAGGTGGTAAGGACCGTTTGTCATTAGAAGGAGGACAGGATATTCAGGAACAATTTCTAAAAAGCAGATCAACAACAGTGTATGGCTACAATGAGGCGCTAATGACCTCGCAGCTTCCTGATTATGCAGCGATTAACAGGGGTATTAACCCAATCATCTATGGCAACAGGCCGCTTGAACCTGTTTCTGCCCCAATTGAAAACCTGCAACGCTTTACTTCCTGGTTTGGTTTGGCAAACTATAGTTTTGCTGGTAAATATAATATTGATGCCAGCTGGAGAATAGATCAAAGTAATTTATTTGGTAAGGATAAGTCTGCTCAAAATAAGCCGGTATGGAGTATAGGAGGTAAATGGCTGATGGCAAAGGAAAATTTCATGAAAGATATTTCCTGGTTGAATGAGCTATCGATACGTGCTACCTACGGTATTGCCGGAAATTCACCCCAGGCTGCTGCGGGTTCAAATTTTAACATCTTAGGTGCAGATTATGGTACCAATCCGGGAGGAACCAGTATCAGCGTGCAGTCGCCTTCAAATAATAAATTGATATGGGAGGCAACAAGGACCAAAAACCTTGGTCTGGATGTTTCGGTATTTAGAAACCGCCTTGGATTTAGCCTGGATATTTATGATAAACATACTACAGATCTTTTAGGTAGCTTGATTTTAAATCCTCTAAGCGGATATTCTGCGGTTGTTGGAAATATAGGGGAGTTGACCAATAAGGGGGTAGACCTTTCAATAAGATCGCTGAATGTACAATCACGCGATTTCAAATGGTCCTCAAACCTGGTTTTTAGTTATAACCGAAACAAACTGGTGGATTACGGTGTGCCAAGTCCTTATGCCAATCAGGCAGGGAGTAAAATCTATTCTTCCTATTTTGCCGGATATGGTTTGTTACCGCTGTTTGCCTACCAATATGCCGGGCTGGACAATACAGGAAGTCCTATGATCAGGCTGCAGGATGGTTCCGTTACCAAGAGCCTTTATGTTGCCCAGGGCGATGATGTAGTCTATCAGGGAACTATTATGCCGGTCTTTAACGGGGGATTCTCAAATACATTCAGTTATAAAAATCTTTCCGTTACAGCCAACATGATCTACAATATGGGGCATGTGATGAGAAGGGATGTGAATCAATTTTATACCGGAAGGTTGAGCGGTTCTGCCACTTCATTTAACGGTAACATCAGCCCTGAATTTAACAACAGATGGAAGAAGCCGGGTGACGAGGCCTTCACGGATATTCCAGCTTACGTGGCCAATATGAACGATCACTATAACAACCGGGACATGAATTATTATTTAATGGGCGATGGAAATGTTGTAGATGCGTCATATATCAAATTGAGGGACATTACCTTAAATTACGTTTTACCAAAGGAAGTTTTGAAAGCGGTCAAAATTGCTTCGGCAAGTGTATTTGTACAGGCCACAAATTTCATGGTCTGGAAAGCAAATAAGTATAATATAGATCCTGAATTTCATAACCTGTCTACAGGTGCAAGGAGTATCCCTCCGTTTAAGCACTCCTAC
The nucleotide sequence above comes from Pedobacter sp. MC2016-14. Encoded proteins:
- a CDS encoding SusC/RagA family TonB-linked outer membrane protein — translated: MKITIALLIAATLQVSATTYAQQVSLSKNNIMLSDVFEEIYKQTGYTVVWNSDQLDDAFRMDVKFDKSPLKEVIAYCLIGKNLAFEIRDNTIIIRAAPEPKKRSFIERLTASLSAIDVHGHVYDDQGKPLVGATVAIKGTRQSVKTVENGGFILLNVSEKAVLTVSFVGYKTSDFALNGSAYPVINLKPAVQQLEEFSVVNTGYQQLPKERATGSFTQITREMINRAAGPDILTRLEGITNGLLFNRTVATGENVEEFKLESRGRATIMSESSPLIVVDNFPFEGNIRDINPNDVESVTILKDAAAASIWGARAGNGVIVITTRQGAYNRKAEVSFSTNAAVVAKPDLFYDRNFMPSPLVMQVQKERFLRGDFIGDEAGFQAFSPYVELLIKQRDGKISDNDFLKEETRMKNSDIRNDILKYLYQNALMRQYALNVNGGSNQNRYYFSAGYDKGRDAMVGDDNQRLTLNIQNTFKPSKSFELNTRFGYSRSKNNMNAFNITDISNGNAGLQPYTRLVDEQGNPVSLDVNLRSSITEATEKIGFLPWQYIPLDDVKISDNTSASTMLNLQGSIRYQLTEGISADATYQYLETKNSSRQYFSPESYYVRNLVNNYRQADGSMPIPHNGILNMASPDENVQHSGRVQLNAQKQIEDHGMVFLAGAEIRQSIQESFPGSILYNYDEQLGVGTARMDFVKRYKLYSSWADATIPGPDESIYYRTNRYLSYFGNGSYTFKSKYILSGSARWDGSNLFGVKTNQKGTLLWSAGASWLLSSESFFKSDCVDNLRIRATYGSSGNVNKDVSTFTVINYAASAYRDPNLERYASIISPGNPSLKWEKVNTLNFGLDWSLFKGRVSGGFEFFAKKAVDLIGDAFLPPSTGINDANYQIYSYRYNYASIMTKGIDLQLTTKNLQGNVNWQTTWLFNYAKDKVLNYYNTPTSNGFTYTGYYVPLEVGRSVSGIYALPWHGLDPANGKVIVYKDGQRTSDYLEYVYSVKPGDMIYAGVTDPPYYGSILNNVEWRRFQLSVLLTWKAGYVYRRTSLFPGMEYAMNRTYHADVLNKWQKPGDELFTNVPAGGGLNGYDQNEAAAYMQSQVLISKGDHIAVQDVNFNYTFLPGKKANPFFKSVRLYTYIRNLGFLWKADRSSVDPQSPNARYPQPIQYNMGLQCTF
- a CDS encoding RagB/SusD family nutrient uptake outer membrane protein yields the protein MKCLLFQYVFLFLVISLTSCSKDFLEVKELKSLQVPSTIADFQAIVDYDFGFTGYSAHTLGTNGADEYIITDRKWNSLASDNNLYLRDVYGWSKRIDMIQYEKSPDWKRSYFYIFYANNAISGIQSITPAASEQAAWNNVKGTALFFRAFRYYHLAQQYAFPYKKAEDSPNGLPLRLEPDVTMTVKRSSVHATYKQILSDALESTELLPVLTKRTNYIRPGKAAAYALVAKIYLMMEEYENAAHYADLCLALRGGLIDFNAIGIDDLPIDDFPFSLDYGVSNPEVIYYITSDQSYTNALYTISENMATMEPSQMALYEPGDLRGDVYFRPFRDMDGYRHRIYKGSYGVYDMFSGLATDEIYLIRAECNARINRIDKALQDLNLLLKNRIRTSFFTNITETDPEKLLQMIIKERRKELLFRGTRWEDLRRLNKEARFAKTLVREVAGQRFELPPNDPRYTWPIPQSEVDASGIFQNPR
- a CDS encoding redoxin domain-containing protein; this translates as MKILFMSCLMMVFAFSSNATIQTAPKAKKVFTLRGTLKQIKKGKVFLRLNGQPQLDSAILDNGRFSFKGILKDDIVTAMLMMQLPISKAQREANPFAGTSSRSFYLTPDQISLSGNRLEDVIFSGTKEMEEFSLLERKIEEFYALTSPSRKNYIRIDTSANFPGKADSLAYYNGQMQSIGKKYKEMEMKFFYQHPASLLTMAMIREKTAIADPESAAEMQKLIAHLSPRLRNRPDMLEISKRLQLHSTLTIGKPALNFSIPDTTGTAVSLSSYRGKYVLVEFWASWCGPCRAQTPYLLESYHTYKNNNFDILGISLDSSREKWIKAIKEDKLPWAQVSELKGFKSEIVSKYGIVGVPLNFLIDPNGKIVACNLRNEELPAKLAELLSPAVKTFTISGKLNSIKTGKIHLSQKASLMEMSKNPNALLRDSAEIVDGQFSFKGTIKEDVIPVYLSMLTPSSVKERAEDPMAGQAVRYFYLSSGNIKVEGDNFKNLIFSGNKEVAAFSKLDSLLQPVQKMSDEAFRQQLKLTMRDEFPGKKEALMACMAKMDSLNKIEKKIESTFLIQHPDALLNIAIIKERAGMAEIDNAGDIGRLAASLSPELRNRPDMMAISKRMNALASLTIGNPALDFSMPDSTGKSISVSSFRGKYVLVEFWASWCGPCRTQIPHLLKSYAAFKDKNFEILGVSLDSSREKWLKAVHDEKLPWTQICEAKALESKVVSMYGITGIPLNFLLDPNGVIIAKDLRDEKLAEKLKMLLK